Proteins from a single region of Oreochromis niloticus isolate F11D_XX linkage group LG7, O_niloticus_UMD_NMBU, whole genome shotgun sequence:
- the atp8b4 gene encoding probable phospholipid-transporting ATPase IM isoform X1: protein MTGYMEITQVCACEKSVQEKERRVKANAWDYNDRFSYADNRIKTSKYNIFTFLPINLFEQFQRVANAYFSVLLILQLIPEISSLSWFTTIVPLVFVLVITAVKDATDDYFRYKSDQQVNNRQSQVLIRGSLQNEKWMNVRVGDIIKLENNQFVAADILLLCSSEPYGLCYVETAELDGETNLKVRQALTVTSDLGDISKLMDFDGEVICEPPNNKLDRFTGTLYWKGNKYPLDNEKMLLRGCVLRNTEWCFGMVIFAGSQTKLMQNCGRTKLKRTSIDKLMNTLVLWIFAFLICMGVVLAIGHTIWETYVGTNFRVFLPWDTFQISAVFSGFLTFWSYIIILNTVVPISLYVSVEVLRLGHSYFINWDRKMYHSPMGTAAEARTTTLNEELGQVEFIFSDKTGTLTQNIMVFSKCSINGQMYGDVYDEFDQKVEITEKTACVDFSFNPLCDRRFKFFDSSLVEAIKMEDPAVQEFFRLLALCHTVMPEEKSEGNLVYQAQSPDEGALVTAARNFGFVFRARTPETVTLCEMGRTVTYQLLAILDFNNVRKRMSVIVRSPEGQIKLYSKGADTIIFERLDPSSENLMYTTSEHLSEFAGEGLRTLALAYKDLDEDYFKVWMKRLLFASTVIENREDQLAVLYDEIELGMKLLGATAIEDKLQEGVPETIACLNLADIKIWVLTGDKLETAMNIGYSCNMLRDDMNEVFVISGHSLQDVQQQLRSAKEHILGLSRVSSAGHVEKTDAFADDSVFEEAIIAEYALVINGHSLAHVLEPQLEHILLDLACLCKTVICCRVTPMQKAQVVELVKRHKRAVTLAIGDGANDVSMIKTAHIGVGISGQEGMQAVLASDYSFAQFRYLQRLLLVHGRWSYFRMCNFLGYFFYKNFAFTLVHFWYGFFCGFSAQTVYDQWFITLFNIVYTSLPVLAMGLFDQDVNDQNSLRYPSLYKPGQQNLLFNKRQFFLCTLQGMATSFLLFFIPYGAFPLMVKEDGSPFSDQQAFAVTIATSLVIVVSVQIGLDTHYWTAVNHLFIWGSLMVYFAILFAMQSDGLFGIFPSSFPFIGTARNCLSEKSVWLVVLLTTVVCVMPGLVVRFLRVDLFPTLTDKVRRLQQSRKKQGPQEQNLRRVRRTSSRRSAYAFSHQQGFGELITSGKNIRRSTVSSLCSPERIAQSHSSSWIENMLKRKNEVSCASPESEGGAPKSGNRAIQTRSKKSTQTELDI from the exons ATACATGGAGATAACACAAGTCTGCGCCTGTGAGAAATCTGTGCAAG AGAAAGAGCGCCGTGTGAAAGCCAACGCGTGGGACTACAATGACAGGTTCTCTTATGCC GATAATCGCATCAAAACCTCAAAGTACAATATCTTCACCTTCCTGCCCATCAACTTGTTTGAGCAGTTCCAGAGGGTGGCAAACGCTTACTTCTCAGTGCTCTTAATACTGCAG TTAATTCCAGAAATATCCTCCCTGTCCTGGTTCACAACCATCGTGCCTTTGGTGTTTGTGCTTGTGATCACGGCTGTTAAGGACGCCACAGATGACTAT ttCCGATACAAGAGCGACCAACAAGTCAACAACCGGCAGTCACAGGTTCTCATCAGAGGAAG TTTGCAGAATGAAAAATGGATGAATGTTCGAGTAGGGGATATCATCAAACTAGAGAACAATCAGTTTGTTGCT GCAGACATCCTCCTTCTCTGTAGCAGTGAGCCTTATGGTCTGTGCTATGTTGAGACTGCAGAGCTAGATGG agAGACCAATCTAAAAGTCCGCCAGGCTTTAACCGTTACCTCAGATTTGGGAGACATTTCTAAACTGATGGACTTTGATG GAGAAGTCATTTGTGAGCCTCCAAACAACAAGCTGGATAGGTTTACTGGAACATTATACTGGAAAGGCAATAAATATCCTCTGGATAATGAAAAAATGCTTCTGCGGGGCTGTGTACTCAGAAACACTGAGTGGTGCTTTGGAATGGTCATATTTGCTG GCTCACAAACCAAACTGATGCAGAACTGTGGAAGGACGAAACTGAAAAGGACCAGTATTGACAAACTCATGAACACTCTGGTTTTGTGG atttttgccTTCCTTATTTGTATGGGAGTTGTTTTGGCAATTGGACACACTATTTGGGAGACGTATGTTGGCACAAACTTCAGAGTGTTTTTGCCGTGGGACACGTTCCAGATTAGCGCTGTGTTCTCTGGATTCCTCACCTTCTGGTCCTACATCATCATCCTCAACACTGTTGTGCCCATCTCGCTGTATGTCAG TGTGGAAGTCCTGCGACTTGGTCACAGTTACTTCATTAACTGGGACCGGAAGATGTACCACAGCCCGATGGGCACTGCAGCCGAAGCTCGCACCACCACCCTGAATGAGGAGCTGGGCCAAGTGGAGTTCATCTTCTCTGACAAGACAGGCACCCTGACCCAGAACATCATGGTCTTCAGCAAGTGCTCCATTAATGGACAGATGTATG GTGATGTCTACGATGAATTTGACCAGAAGGTGGAAATTACAGAG AAAACAGCCTGCGTGGATTTTTCCTTCAACCCTCTCTGCGACAGAAGGTTCAAGTTTTTCGACAGCAGCTTGGTCGAAGCCATCAAAATGGAGGATCCTGCAGTGCAGGAGTTTTTCAGGCTGCTGGCCTTGTGTCACACTGTCATGCCAGAGGAGAAGAGCGAAG GAAATTTGGTGTACCAGGCACAGTCACCTGATGAGGGAGCACTGGTCACTGCGGCGCGAAACTTTGGGTTTGTCTTCCGGGCGCGAACCCCAGAAACCGTCACACTGTGTGAGATGGGACGAACCGTCACCTACCAGCTTCTGGCCATACTGGACTTCAACAACGTGCGCAAGAGAATGAGTGTCATTG TGAGAAGCCCAGAAGGCCAGATTAAACTCTACTCCAAAGGCGCTGACACGATTATTTTTGAACGTCTGGATCCATCCAGTGAAAACCTTATGTACACTACCTCAGAACACCTCAGT GAATTTGCTGGGGAAGGGCTTCGAACATTAGCTCTGGCCTACAAAGACCTCGATGAAGATTATTTTAAAGTTTGGATGAAGAGGCTTCTCTTTGCCAGCACTGTAATAGAGAATcgtgaagatcagcttgctgtCCTTTACGACGAGATCGAACTGGGCATGAAG CTTCTAGGAGCCACGGCAATTGAAGACAAACTTCAGGAGGGAGTTCCAGAGACCATCGCCTGCCTAAATCTAGCTGACATTAAAATCTGGGTCCTTACAGGGGACAAACTAG AGACAGCAATGAACATTGGGTACTCCTGCAACATGCTGCGAGATGACATGAATGAGGTGTTTGTTATCTCCGGCCACTCCCTGCAGgatgtgcagcagcagctcag GAGCGCCAAAGAGCACATCCTCGGCCTGAGTCGCGTGAGCAGTGCAGGACATGTTGAGAAGACTGATGCGTTTGCAGATGATTCTGTGTTTGAAGAAGCTATAATTGCAGAGTATGCCTTAGTTATCAATGGACACAGTCTG GCTCACGTTCTGGAGCCCCAGCTGGAGCACATCCTGTTGGATTTGGCCTGTCTATGTAAAACGGTGATCTGCTGCCGGGTAACGCCAATGCAGAAAGCTCAGGTGGTGGAGCTGGTAAAGAGGCACAAGAGAGCTGTCACCTTGGCCATAGGAGATGGAGCCAATGATGTCAGCATGATCAAGA CTGCTCACATCGGTGTTGGGATCAGCGGACAGGAGGGGATGCAGGCTGTTCTGGCCTCAGATTACTCCTTTGCCCAGTTCCGGTACCTGCAGAGGCTCTTGCTGGTTCACGGACGCTGGTCTTACTTCCGCATGTGTAATTTTCTGGGATATTTCTTCTACAAGAACTTCGCCTTCACCCTGGTGCACTTCTGGTACGGTTTCTTCTGCGGCTTCTCAGCTCAG ACTGTGTATGACCAGTGGTTCATCACCCTCTTCAACATTGTCTACACATCGCTGCCAGTACTAGCAATGGGACTGTTTGATCAG GATGTCAATGACCAGAACAGCCTTCGCTACCCAAGTCTGTACAAACCCGGCCAGCAAAACCTTCTCTTCAACAAGCGTCAGTTTTTCCTGTGCACACTGCAGGGGATGGCCACGTCATTCCTGCTTTTCTTCATTCCCTACGGGGCTTTCCCTCTCATGGTGAAAGAAGACGGCTCCCCCTTTTCAGACCAACAGGCGTTTGCCGTCACCATAGCAACGTCCTTGGTCATTGTTGTAAGTGTTCAG ATCGGACTCGACACGCACTACTGGACTGCAGTCAATCACCTCTTCATATGGGGGAGCCTGATGGTGTACTTTGCCATATTATTTGCAATGCAGAGCGACGGCTTGTTTGGCATTTTTCCGAGCAGTTTCCCATTTATCG GCACGGCTCGTAACTGTCTGTCAGAGAAGAGTGTGTGGTTGGTTGTTCTGCTCACCACTGTGGTGTGTGTTATGCCTGGCTTAGTCGTCAGGTTCCTCAGAGTGGATCTCTTCCCGACGTTGACAGACAAG GTTCGTCGTCTCCAACAGTCCAGGAAGAAACAAGGACCTCAGGAACAGAACCTGAGGCGAGTACGCAGGACAAGCTCCCGCCGCTCTGCCTACGCCTTCTCCCACCAACAGGGCTTCGGCGAGCTGATTACCTCAGGCAAAAACATAAGGAGGAGCACAGTCTCTTCACTTTGCTCTCCCGAAAGAATAGCACAAAGCCACAGCTCCAGCTGGATAGAAAACATGTTAAAGAGGAAGAATGAAGTTTCCTGTGCCTCACCTGAAAGTGAAGGTGGAGCACCAAAAAGCGGCAACAGAGCAATACAGACTCGAAGCAAAAAAAGCACGCAGACTGAACTCGACATTTAA
- the atp8b4 gene encoding probable phospholipid-transporting ATPase IM isoform X2: MTGYMEITQVCACEKSVQEKERRVKANAWDYNDRFSYADNRIKTSKYNIFTFLPINLFEQFQRVANAYFSVLLILQLIPEISSLSWFTTIVPLVFVLVITAVKDATDDYFRYKSDQQVNNRQSQVLIRGSLQNEKWMNVRVGDIIKLENNQFVAADILLLCSSEPYGLCYVETAELDGETNLKVRQALTVTSDLGDISKLMDFDGEVICEPPNNKLDRFTGTLYWKGNKYPLDNEKMLLRGCVLRNTEWCFGMVIFAGSQTKLMQNCGRTKLKRTSIDKLMNTLVLWIFAFLICMGVVLAIGHTIWETYVGTNFRVFLPWDTFQISAVFSGFLTFWSYIIILNTVVPISLYVSVEVLRLGHSYFINWDRKMYHSPMGTAAEARTTTLNEELGQVEFIFSDKTGTLTQNIMVFSKCSINGQMYGDVYDEFDQKVEITEKTACVDFSFNPLCDRRFKFFDSSLVEAIKMEDPAVQEFFRLLALCHTVMPEEKSEGNLVYQAQSPDEGALVTAARNFGFVFRARTPETVTLCEMGRTVTYQLLAILDFNNVRKRMSVIVRSPEGQIKLYSKGADTIIFERLDPSSENLMYTTSEHLSEFAGEGLRTLALAYKDLDEDYFKVWMKRLLFASTVIENREDQLAVLYDEIELGMKLLGATAIEDKLQEGVPETIACLNLADIKIWVLTGDKLETAMNIGYSCNMLRDDMNEVFVISGHSLQDVQQQLRSAKEHILGLSRVSSAGHVEKTDAFADDSVFEEAIIAEYALVINGHSLAHVLEPQLEHILLDLACLCKTVICCRVTPMQKAQVVELVKRHKRAVTLAIGDGANDVSMIKTAHIGVGISGQEGMQAVLASDYSFAQFRYLQRLLLVHGRWSYFRMCNFLGYFFYKNFAFTLVHFWYGFFCGFSAQTVYDQWFITLFNIVYTSLPVLAMGLFDQDVNDQNSLRYPSLYKPGQQNLLFNKRQFFLCTLQGMATSFLLFFIPYGAFPLMVKEDGSPFSDQQAFAVTIATSLVIVIGLDTHYWTAVNHLFIWGSLMVYFAILFAMQSDGLFGIFPSSFPFIGTARNCLSEKSVWLVVLLTTVVCVMPGLVVRFLRVDLFPTLTDKVRRLQQSRKKQGPQEQNLRRVRRTSSRRSAYAFSHQQGFGELITSGKNIRRSTVSSLCSPERIAQSHSSSWIENMLKRKNEVSCASPESEGGAPKSGNRAIQTRSKKSTQTELDI; the protein is encoded by the exons ATACATGGAGATAACACAAGTCTGCGCCTGTGAGAAATCTGTGCAAG AGAAAGAGCGCCGTGTGAAAGCCAACGCGTGGGACTACAATGACAGGTTCTCTTATGCC GATAATCGCATCAAAACCTCAAAGTACAATATCTTCACCTTCCTGCCCATCAACTTGTTTGAGCAGTTCCAGAGGGTGGCAAACGCTTACTTCTCAGTGCTCTTAATACTGCAG TTAATTCCAGAAATATCCTCCCTGTCCTGGTTCACAACCATCGTGCCTTTGGTGTTTGTGCTTGTGATCACGGCTGTTAAGGACGCCACAGATGACTAT ttCCGATACAAGAGCGACCAACAAGTCAACAACCGGCAGTCACAGGTTCTCATCAGAGGAAG TTTGCAGAATGAAAAATGGATGAATGTTCGAGTAGGGGATATCATCAAACTAGAGAACAATCAGTTTGTTGCT GCAGACATCCTCCTTCTCTGTAGCAGTGAGCCTTATGGTCTGTGCTATGTTGAGACTGCAGAGCTAGATGG agAGACCAATCTAAAAGTCCGCCAGGCTTTAACCGTTACCTCAGATTTGGGAGACATTTCTAAACTGATGGACTTTGATG GAGAAGTCATTTGTGAGCCTCCAAACAACAAGCTGGATAGGTTTACTGGAACATTATACTGGAAAGGCAATAAATATCCTCTGGATAATGAAAAAATGCTTCTGCGGGGCTGTGTACTCAGAAACACTGAGTGGTGCTTTGGAATGGTCATATTTGCTG GCTCACAAACCAAACTGATGCAGAACTGTGGAAGGACGAAACTGAAAAGGACCAGTATTGACAAACTCATGAACACTCTGGTTTTGTGG atttttgccTTCCTTATTTGTATGGGAGTTGTTTTGGCAATTGGACACACTATTTGGGAGACGTATGTTGGCACAAACTTCAGAGTGTTTTTGCCGTGGGACACGTTCCAGATTAGCGCTGTGTTCTCTGGATTCCTCACCTTCTGGTCCTACATCATCATCCTCAACACTGTTGTGCCCATCTCGCTGTATGTCAG TGTGGAAGTCCTGCGACTTGGTCACAGTTACTTCATTAACTGGGACCGGAAGATGTACCACAGCCCGATGGGCACTGCAGCCGAAGCTCGCACCACCACCCTGAATGAGGAGCTGGGCCAAGTGGAGTTCATCTTCTCTGACAAGACAGGCACCCTGACCCAGAACATCATGGTCTTCAGCAAGTGCTCCATTAATGGACAGATGTATG GTGATGTCTACGATGAATTTGACCAGAAGGTGGAAATTACAGAG AAAACAGCCTGCGTGGATTTTTCCTTCAACCCTCTCTGCGACAGAAGGTTCAAGTTTTTCGACAGCAGCTTGGTCGAAGCCATCAAAATGGAGGATCCTGCAGTGCAGGAGTTTTTCAGGCTGCTGGCCTTGTGTCACACTGTCATGCCAGAGGAGAAGAGCGAAG GAAATTTGGTGTACCAGGCACAGTCACCTGATGAGGGAGCACTGGTCACTGCGGCGCGAAACTTTGGGTTTGTCTTCCGGGCGCGAACCCCAGAAACCGTCACACTGTGTGAGATGGGACGAACCGTCACCTACCAGCTTCTGGCCATACTGGACTTCAACAACGTGCGCAAGAGAATGAGTGTCATTG TGAGAAGCCCAGAAGGCCAGATTAAACTCTACTCCAAAGGCGCTGACACGATTATTTTTGAACGTCTGGATCCATCCAGTGAAAACCTTATGTACACTACCTCAGAACACCTCAGT GAATTTGCTGGGGAAGGGCTTCGAACATTAGCTCTGGCCTACAAAGACCTCGATGAAGATTATTTTAAAGTTTGGATGAAGAGGCTTCTCTTTGCCAGCACTGTAATAGAGAATcgtgaagatcagcttgctgtCCTTTACGACGAGATCGAACTGGGCATGAAG CTTCTAGGAGCCACGGCAATTGAAGACAAACTTCAGGAGGGAGTTCCAGAGACCATCGCCTGCCTAAATCTAGCTGACATTAAAATCTGGGTCCTTACAGGGGACAAACTAG AGACAGCAATGAACATTGGGTACTCCTGCAACATGCTGCGAGATGACATGAATGAGGTGTTTGTTATCTCCGGCCACTCCCTGCAGgatgtgcagcagcagctcag GAGCGCCAAAGAGCACATCCTCGGCCTGAGTCGCGTGAGCAGTGCAGGACATGTTGAGAAGACTGATGCGTTTGCAGATGATTCTGTGTTTGAAGAAGCTATAATTGCAGAGTATGCCTTAGTTATCAATGGACACAGTCTG GCTCACGTTCTGGAGCCCCAGCTGGAGCACATCCTGTTGGATTTGGCCTGTCTATGTAAAACGGTGATCTGCTGCCGGGTAACGCCAATGCAGAAAGCTCAGGTGGTGGAGCTGGTAAAGAGGCACAAGAGAGCTGTCACCTTGGCCATAGGAGATGGAGCCAATGATGTCAGCATGATCAAGA CTGCTCACATCGGTGTTGGGATCAGCGGACAGGAGGGGATGCAGGCTGTTCTGGCCTCAGATTACTCCTTTGCCCAGTTCCGGTACCTGCAGAGGCTCTTGCTGGTTCACGGACGCTGGTCTTACTTCCGCATGTGTAATTTTCTGGGATATTTCTTCTACAAGAACTTCGCCTTCACCCTGGTGCACTTCTGGTACGGTTTCTTCTGCGGCTTCTCAGCTCAG ACTGTGTATGACCAGTGGTTCATCACCCTCTTCAACATTGTCTACACATCGCTGCCAGTACTAGCAATGGGACTGTTTGATCAG GATGTCAATGACCAGAACAGCCTTCGCTACCCAAGTCTGTACAAACCCGGCCAGCAAAACCTTCTCTTCAACAAGCGTCAGTTTTTCCTGTGCACACTGCAGGGGATGGCCACGTCATTCCTGCTTTTCTTCATTCCCTACGGGGCTTTCCCTCTCATGGTGAAAGAAGACGGCTCCCCCTTTTCAGACCAACAGGCGTTTGCCGTCACCATAGCAACGTCCTTGGTCATTGTT ATCGGACTCGACACGCACTACTGGACTGCAGTCAATCACCTCTTCATATGGGGGAGCCTGATGGTGTACTTTGCCATATTATTTGCAATGCAGAGCGACGGCTTGTTTGGCATTTTTCCGAGCAGTTTCCCATTTATCG GCACGGCTCGTAACTGTCTGTCAGAGAAGAGTGTGTGGTTGGTTGTTCTGCTCACCACTGTGGTGTGTGTTATGCCTGGCTTAGTCGTCAGGTTCCTCAGAGTGGATCTCTTCCCGACGTTGACAGACAAG GTTCGTCGTCTCCAACAGTCCAGGAAGAAACAAGGACCTCAGGAACAGAACCTGAGGCGAGTACGCAGGACAAGCTCCCGCCGCTCTGCCTACGCCTTCTCCCACCAACAGGGCTTCGGCGAGCTGATTACCTCAGGCAAAAACATAAGGAGGAGCACAGTCTCTTCACTTTGCTCTCCCGAAAGAATAGCACAAAGCCACAGCTCCAGCTGGATAGAAAACATGTTAAAGAGGAAGAATGAAGTTTCCTGTGCCTCACCTGAAAGTGAAGGTGGAGCACCAAAAAGCGGCAACAGAGCAATACAGACTCGAAGCAAAAAAAGCACGCAGACTGAACTCGACATTTAA
- the atp8b4 gene encoding probable phospholipid-transporting ATPase IM isoform X3 yields MEAFWRRKPHVEKERRVKANAWDYNDRFSYADNRIKTSKYNIFTFLPINLFEQFQRVANAYFSVLLILQLIPEISSLSWFTTIVPLVFVLVITAVKDATDDYFRYKSDQQVNNRQSQVLIRGSLQNEKWMNVRVGDIIKLENNQFVAADILLLCSSEPYGLCYVETAELDGETNLKVRQALTVTSDLGDISKLMDFDGEVICEPPNNKLDRFTGTLYWKGNKYPLDNEKMLLRGCVLRNTEWCFGMVIFAGSQTKLMQNCGRTKLKRTSIDKLMNTLVLWIFAFLICMGVVLAIGHTIWETYVGTNFRVFLPWDTFQISAVFSGFLTFWSYIIILNTVVPISLYVSVEVLRLGHSYFINWDRKMYHSPMGTAAEARTTTLNEELGQVEFIFSDKTGTLTQNIMVFSKCSINGQMYGDVYDEFDQKVEITEKTACVDFSFNPLCDRRFKFFDSSLVEAIKMEDPAVQEFFRLLALCHTVMPEEKSEGNLVYQAQSPDEGALVTAARNFGFVFRARTPETVTLCEMGRTVTYQLLAILDFNNVRKRMSVIVRSPEGQIKLYSKGADTIIFERLDPSSENLMYTTSEHLSEFAGEGLRTLALAYKDLDEDYFKVWMKRLLFASTVIENREDQLAVLYDEIELGMKLLGATAIEDKLQEGVPETIACLNLADIKIWVLTGDKLETAMNIGYSCNMLRDDMNEVFVISGHSLQDVQQQLRSAKEHILGLSRVSSAGHVEKTDAFADDSVFEEAIIAEYALVINGHSLAHVLEPQLEHILLDLACLCKTVICCRVTPMQKAQVVELVKRHKRAVTLAIGDGANDVSMIKTAHIGVGISGQEGMQAVLASDYSFAQFRYLQRLLLVHGRWSYFRMCNFLGYFFYKNFAFTLVHFWYGFFCGFSAQTVYDQWFITLFNIVYTSLPVLAMGLFDQDVNDQNSLRYPSLYKPGQQNLLFNKRQFFLCTLQGMATSFLLFFIPYGAFPLMVKEDGSPFSDQQAFAVTIATSLVIVVSVQIGLDTHYWTAVNHLFIWGSLMVYFAILFAMQSDGLFGIFPSSFPFIGTARNCLSEKSVWLVVLLTTVVCVMPGLVVRFLRVDLFPTLTDKVRRLQQSRKKQGPQEQNLRRVRRTSSRRSAYAFSHQQGFGELITSGKNIRRSTVSSLCSPERIAQSHSSSWIENMLKRKNEVSCASPESEGGAPKSGNRAIQTRSKKSTQTELDI; encoded by the exons ATGGAGGCATTCTGGAGAAGAAAACCTCATGTTG AGAAAGAGCGCCGTGTGAAAGCCAACGCGTGGGACTACAATGACAGGTTCTCTTATGCC GATAATCGCATCAAAACCTCAAAGTACAATATCTTCACCTTCCTGCCCATCAACTTGTTTGAGCAGTTCCAGAGGGTGGCAAACGCTTACTTCTCAGTGCTCTTAATACTGCAG TTAATTCCAGAAATATCCTCCCTGTCCTGGTTCACAACCATCGTGCCTTTGGTGTTTGTGCTTGTGATCACGGCTGTTAAGGACGCCACAGATGACTAT ttCCGATACAAGAGCGACCAACAAGTCAACAACCGGCAGTCACAGGTTCTCATCAGAGGAAG TTTGCAGAATGAAAAATGGATGAATGTTCGAGTAGGGGATATCATCAAACTAGAGAACAATCAGTTTGTTGCT GCAGACATCCTCCTTCTCTGTAGCAGTGAGCCTTATGGTCTGTGCTATGTTGAGACTGCAGAGCTAGATGG agAGACCAATCTAAAAGTCCGCCAGGCTTTAACCGTTACCTCAGATTTGGGAGACATTTCTAAACTGATGGACTTTGATG GAGAAGTCATTTGTGAGCCTCCAAACAACAAGCTGGATAGGTTTACTGGAACATTATACTGGAAAGGCAATAAATATCCTCTGGATAATGAAAAAATGCTTCTGCGGGGCTGTGTACTCAGAAACACTGAGTGGTGCTTTGGAATGGTCATATTTGCTG GCTCACAAACCAAACTGATGCAGAACTGTGGAAGGACGAAACTGAAAAGGACCAGTATTGACAAACTCATGAACACTCTGGTTTTGTGG atttttgccTTCCTTATTTGTATGGGAGTTGTTTTGGCAATTGGACACACTATTTGGGAGACGTATGTTGGCACAAACTTCAGAGTGTTTTTGCCGTGGGACACGTTCCAGATTAGCGCTGTGTTCTCTGGATTCCTCACCTTCTGGTCCTACATCATCATCCTCAACACTGTTGTGCCCATCTCGCTGTATGTCAG TGTGGAAGTCCTGCGACTTGGTCACAGTTACTTCATTAACTGGGACCGGAAGATGTACCACAGCCCGATGGGCACTGCAGCCGAAGCTCGCACCACCACCCTGAATGAGGAGCTGGGCCAAGTGGAGTTCATCTTCTCTGACAAGACAGGCACCCTGACCCAGAACATCATGGTCTTCAGCAAGTGCTCCATTAATGGACAGATGTATG GTGATGTCTACGATGAATTTGACCAGAAGGTGGAAATTACAGAG AAAACAGCCTGCGTGGATTTTTCCTTCAACCCTCTCTGCGACAGAAGGTTCAAGTTTTTCGACAGCAGCTTGGTCGAAGCCATCAAAATGGAGGATCCTGCAGTGCAGGAGTTTTTCAGGCTGCTGGCCTTGTGTCACACTGTCATGCCAGAGGAGAAGAGCGAAG GAAATTTGGTGTACCAGGCACAGTCACCTGATGAGGGAGCACTGGTCACTGCGGCGCGAAACTTTGGGTTTGTCTTCCGGGCGCGAACCCCAGAAACCGTCACACTGTGTGAGATGGGACGAACCGTCACCTACCAGCTTCTGGCCATACTGGACTTCAACAACGTGCGCAAGAGAATGAGTGTCATTG TGAGAAGCCCAGAAGGCCAGATTAAACTCTACTCCAAAGGCGCTGACACGATTATTTTTGAACGTCTGGATCCATCCAGTGAAAACCTTATGTACACTACCTCAGAACACCTCAGT GAATTTGCTGGGGAAGGGCTTCGAACATTAGCTCTGGCCTACAAAGACCTCGATGAAGATTATTTTAAAGTTTGGATGAAGAGGCTTCTCTTTGCCAGCACTGTAATAGAGAATcgtgaagatcagcttgctgtCCTTTACGACGAGATCGAACTGGGCATGAAG CTTCTAGGAGCCACGGCAATTGAAGACAAACTTCAGGAGGGAGTTCCAGAGACCATCGCCTGCCTAAATCTAGCTGACATTAAAATCTGGGTCCTTACAGGGGACAAACTAG AGACAGCAATGAACATTGGGTACTCCTGCAACATGCTGCGAGATGACATGAATGAGGTGTTTGTTATCTCCGGCCACTCCCTGCAGgatgtgcagcagcagctcag GAGCGCCAAAGAGCACATCCTCGGCCTGAGTCGCGTGAGCAGTGCAGGACATGTTGAGAAGACTGATGCGTTTGCAGATGATTCTGTGTTTGAAGAAGCTATAATTGCAGAGTATGCCTTAGTTATCAATGGACACAGTCTG GCTCACGTTCTGGAGCCCCAGCTGGAGCACATCCTGTTGGATTTGGCCTGTCTATGTAAAACGGTGATCTGCTGCCGGGTAACGCCAATGCAGAAAGCTCAGGTGGTGGAGCTGGTAAAGAGGCACAAGAGAGCTGTCACCTTGGCCATAGGAGATGGAGCCAATGATGTCAGCATGATCAAGA CTGCTCACATCGGTGTTGGGATCAGCGGACAGGAGGGGATGCAGGCTGTTCTGGCCTCAGATTACTCCTTTGCCCAGTTCCGGTACCTGCAGAGGCTCTTGCTGGTTCACGGACGCTGGTCTTACTTCCGCATGTGTAATTTTCTGGGATATTTCTTCTACAAGAACTTCGCCTTCACCCTGGTGCACTTCTGGTACGGTTTCTTCTGCGGCTTCTCAGCTCAG ACTGTGTATGACCAGTGGTTCATCACCCTCTTCAACATTGTCTACACATCGCTGCCAGTACTAGCAATGGGACTGTTTGATCAG GATGTCAATGACCAGAACAGCCTTCGCTACCCAAGTCTGTACAAACCCGGCCAGCAAAACCTTCTCTTCAACAAGCGTCAGTTTTTCCTGTGCACACTGCAGGGGATGGCCACGTCATTCCTGCTTTTCTTCATTCCCTACGGGGCTTTCCCTCTCATGGTGAAAGAAGACGGCTCCCCCTTTTCAGACCAACAGGCGTTTGCCGTCACCATAGCAACGTCCTTGGTCATTGTTGTAAGTGTTCAG ATCGGACTCGACACGCACTACTGGACTGCAGTCAATCACCTCTTCATATGGGGGAGCCTGATGGTGTACTTTGCCATATTATTTGCAATGCAGAGCGACGGCTTGTTTGGCATTTTTCCGAGCAGTTTCCCATTTATCG GCACGGCTCGTAACTGTCTGTCAGAGAAGAGTGTGTGGTTGGTTGTTCTGCTCACCACTGTGGTGTGTGTTATGCCTGGCTTAGTCGTCAGGTTCCTCAGAGTGGATCTCTTCCCGACGTTGACAGACAAG GTTCGTCGTCTCCAACAGTCCAGGAAGAAACAAGGACCTCAGGAACAGAACCTGAGGCGAGTACGCAGGACAAGCTCCCGCCGCTCTGCCTACGCCTTCTCCCACCAACAGGGCTTCGGCGAGCTGATTACCTCAGGCAAAAACATAAGGAGGAGCACAGTCTCTTCACTTTGCTCTCCCGAAAGAATAGCACAAAGCCACAGCTCCAGCTGGATAGAAAACATGTTAAAGAGGAAGAATGAAGTTTCCTGTGCCTCACCTGAAAGTGAAGGTGGAGCACCAAAAAGCGGCAACAGAGCAATACAGACTCGAAGCAAAAAAAGCACGCAGACTGAACTCGACATTTAA